In one Nicotiana tomentosiformis chromosome 6, ASM39032v3, whole genome shotgun sequence genomic region, the following are encoded:
- the LOC138893825 gene encoding uncharacterized protein, whose protein sequence is MELRQTITALECKLMEALSTIDAMKAKIESLEEHVSACMTDAANNIVVVREAKIEAPIPPVFKGVRDAQEVENFLWHLENYFKHGKVRDDEAMINTAVLYLLETAMLWWRRKMADVDKCLCTISTWDQFKAEFKRQFFPNNVLYEARRKLRELKQTGSMRVYVKEFTTLMLQIPNLTNDDLLFHFMDGLQNWAKQELQCRQVADIDQAIVEAELLMDFIHDKHDKGKGKETKFNNVKSGGDRGKGKEIQQIYYKTQDSKKSSGRQGYSEKNAHYQKKGCYICRGPHSFRNCPDLKSLNAMVRERKE, encoded by the coding sequence ATGGAACTAAGGCAAACCATCACTGCCTTAGAGTGCAAACTCATGGAGGCTTTGAGTACTATCGATGCTatgaaggcaaagatagagtcactTGAGGAGCATGTTAGTGCTTGCATGACCGATGCAGCCAACAATATTGTGGTGGTGagggaggccaagatcgaggctcccATACCCCCGGTGTTCAAAGGTGTTCGTGatgcacaagaagtggaaaacttcctttggcacttggagaactacttcaAGCACGGCAAAGTGAGGGACGACGAGGCCATGATCAACACTGCAGTGTTATACCTCTTAGAGACTGCCATGCTATGGTGGAGAAGGAAGATGGCCGACGTGGATAAATGTCTATGTACTATTAGCACGTGGGATCAGTTCAAAGCCGAGTTTAAGAGACAATTCTTTCCAAACAATGTATTGTACGAGGCAAGGCGCAAGCTTAGGGAGTTGAAGCAAACAGGGAGCATGCGTGTCTATGTCAAGGAGTTCACTACCCTTATGCTTCAAATCCCCAACTTGACCAATGATGACTTGTTGTTTCACTTCATGGACGGGTTACAAAATTGGGCTAAGCAGGAGCTGCAATGCCGGCAAGTCGCAGATATAGACCAAGCCATAGTAGAGGCCGAATTATTGATGGATTTTATTCATGACAAGCACGAcaaaggcaaaggaaaagaaacaaAGTTTAACAATGTCAAAAGTGGGGGAGACCGTGGCAAAGGCAAGGAGATACAACAAATATACTACAAGACTCAAGATTCCAAAAAGTCGAGTGGCCGTCAGGGCTACTCTGAGAAGAATGCACATTACCAGAAGAAGGGATGTTACATATGCAGAGGGCCGCACAGCTTTAGGAATTGTCCCGACCTAAAGAGCCTCAACGCCATGGTCCGTGAACGGAAGGAGTAG